The segment ACGATGAGCCATTTCCATAGGGCCCACAGGGCAAGAAGAATGCCGACCGCCATGAGAAGGATCAGGATGGGCCAGAGGCGCCCTACCCGCACCAGGGGTCCGAGGAGCTGATCCCAAGCCACTGCGGCGATGACGTACCGGTCTCCGCCGCTTACGGGGTTCACCGCGATGGTATAAAGATTGCCCTCCCTGTCTTTTATCTCCACTGCACGGCCGATCGGAATGTTCGGCCGCCAGATGGCTGCAAGATTGTCTGCTCCCGGAGAGGAGAAAAGGATTCTTCCGTCAGCTGCGACCACTGCAACCCATCCTGGAAGGGACGGCCCCCAGGTGAAGACCCTGAACCTCCGTATTTCTATAGACGTGAGCTCACTCCCCCATTTCCTGGTCTCTATTCCGGCGAGCCTTGAGGCCACGTTTTCCGCCATGTCCTGTACATAGGAGCGGGCCACCGACTCCATGGCCCATTCGTGCTGCATCAGGCCGAAACCTGAGACCAGGAGCACCGCAAGAGCAGGCAGAAGGATAGCGAAGGTTATGATCAGGAGGAGGTGACGCCTCATTCAAGCAATTCCTCGAGGGTTACGACGCCGTACTTCAGCGCCAGGAGAAGGGCTTCAGTCTTGTTTTTCGCCCCCAGTTTGTCGTAGATGGAGGCAAGGTGGGTTTGTACGGTCCGCTCGCTGATAAACAGCCGGGCAGCGACCTCCTTGCTCGACAGCCCCTTCGAGGCGAGTATGAGGACTTCTCTTTCCCTGGCCGAAAGGGCTTCTGGGGCGAACTCTCTTTCACCGACAGCGGAGGCCACTTCCGAGTCAAGGTAGAAGCCTCCCTTGGCAACGGTGGAAATGGCCCTGGAAATTTCTTCGGGCGTGGCGGTCTTGAGAATGAATCCCCGTGCTCCGGCCCTGAGCGATGCCAGAACATACTGCTGGGCGTCGTAGGAAGTGAGCATGACCACAGAAACCGGAAGGGACGACTCTTTCACCTTCCTGGCCACGGCGACACCGTCTTCACCGGGCATGCGGATATCAAGAAGGGCCACGTCAGGCCGAAGCTCGTCGATCAGTCTCCATGCCTCGTGCCCGTCTTCCGCCTCTCCGACCAGTTCGACTGAACTCTCCTGGGCCAGGTAGGCGGAAATCCCCGCCCTCGTCAAAGGGTGGTCATCGGCAAGTACAACACGTATGGGCATCGTTTTCATCTCCTTCCATGCTTTTTCGTCCCCCTGGAGAAATAGCTGAAATCCGGTGTGTGATCATACCAGCCCCGGAGGGGCATCCGCATCGGCAAAGCCGCCTACCGCCAAGCCGGTGGAACGGCGTGAAACCAGTTTCTAGGCCTCGCTGCCGAGGCCGATTTCCGCCTCAACCTCCCTGAGGGCCAGGATGACCCACTCGATGACGGTATCCAGGGGCATGGGTATCATTTCCGCTCCCTTGACGATGAGGTCCCGGTCCACACCCCTGGCAAAGGCCTTGTCCTTCCATTTTTTCTTCACCGATTTGACTTCGAGGTCCATGACCGATCTGCTGGGCCGGACCAGGGCCGCGGTGATGACAAGTCCCGTCAGCTCGTCCACTGTGAAGAGCACTTTTTCCATGTCGCTTTCCGGCCTGACGTCGGAGCAGATGCTCCACCCGTGAGCGAGGACGGCCCTGGAGATCTCCTCCGGGTAACCTGCATCGGCAAGCCACCCGGCCCCTTCATGGGTATGCTTCTCCGGGTTCTCCTGGGTGATTTCCCAGTCAATATCGTGAAGCAGCCCTGCAAGTTTCCATTGTGCAACATCGCCTCCCATCCTGGAGGCAAAAAAACCCATGGTGGCTTCTACTGCGAGGGCATGCTTGATATGGCTGTCTTCCTTGTTGTATTTCCTCAGAAGTTCAAGAGCCTGGTTTCGTGAAATGTCCATCGTGTTTCCTCCTCGGAGTTTATTGTAACGCCGGTTGAAACAGCCCCTCGAGCAGGGGGGAAACCATGGAAAAAACGTTTTCCGGCAGTCTGTCCACCGTGACTGCCGCATCCGCTCTCATGGTCCTGGCCAGTTCGTCAGGGTAGGGGTGAACGTACACCACCCTCCGGATTCCGGCGTTGAGTATCGCTTTCGTGCAAAAGGAACAGGGTTCATGGGTGCAGTATATGGCCGCGCCAGCAGTGCTCGTTCCCACGGAGGCGGCCTGGGCGATGGCGTTCATTTCGGCATGGGATCCCCGGCAGATTTCGTGCCGTTCCCCCGACGGTATTCCGAGTATCGTCCGGAGACAGCCGACTTCGCCGCAGTGGGGCAACCCCTTGGGGGCACCGTTGTATCCCGTGCTGATAATATGGTTGTCCCTCACGATCACGGCACCCACGCGCCTCCGCAGGCACGTGCTTCTCGAGGCCGCCACCCCGGCTATCATCATGAAGTAAAGATCCCATTCCGGCCGCTGAATAGTCATGTCTCATCCTCCGTTTTTCCATCGATTCCGATTATAGCACCCGGAAAAGCTCTTTCTCTCCAACTCTCCCGGGCATGTGGAGATTCTCACCGCTATAATGGTATGATACTGAAGCTTATTCCATTACCCGGACGTATATTCCCGGGCAAAAAGGAGCCCCTATGCTTTTTTTCCGTGACGCTGACCGAAAAGTCCTCTCCTGGTGCTCCTACGACGTGGGCAACTCAGCCTTCGCAACCACCATTATGGCTGCAGTCTACCCGGTATATTTCAAGGAGGTGGCCGCCTTCGGGCTGGCCACGAACATTTCAACCGCCTACTGGGCATATGCTTCGGCCGTTTCCCTCTTTCTGAGCGCCTTTTTCGCCCCTATCCTCGGAGCGGCGGCCGACGTAAAGGGGTCGAAAAAGAGAATGCTCTTCCTCTTCACCCTGCTCGGCGTTCTCTCATCGGGATGCATGGCCTTCATCGGACCCGGAGACTGGAAGCTGGCCCTTTTTCTCATGATGGGCGGGACCATCGGTTTTTCAGCCTCCATGATATTCTATGATGCCCTTCTTCCTTCCCTCGTTCCAGCACACAGGATAGACACCGTTTCTTCCCAGGGGTACGCCCTCGGCTATCTCGGAGGCGGTATTCTCCTCGCGGCAAACCTTCTCTTTATCCGGTTTCTTCCGGGAACCGCAGGGGCACGGCTTTCCTTTCTCTCCGTCGCCCTGTGGTGGGCACTTTTTTCCGTCCCGGTCTTTCTTTTCGTGGACGAACCGCCTCCTTCTCCGGAAGGAAAGCATCTTTCGGGGGCGGCCCTTTTCCTGAAGGGACTGGAAAGACTGAGGACGACTTTCAGGGAAATCAGGAACTACAGGAACCTTTTTGTTTTCCTCCTGGCATTCTGGCTTTACAACGACGGCATAGGGACCATCATCCGAATGGCTGCAATCTACGGAGCCACCCTGGGTATTCCCATGTCCCACCTGGTGGGCGCGCTTCTGGTCACCCAGTTCGTGGGTATTCCCTTCTCCCTCGCCTTCGGCGTTCTGGCCTCGAAAATCGGCAGTAAAAGATCGATCCTCGCCGGGCTTTGCTTTTACCTCTGCATTACCTTCGCAGGCATTTTCGTCCGGGAAATATGGCATTTCTGGGCCCTTGCCATTGCGGTGGGAATGGTTCAGGGCGGCACCCAGGCAATCAGCCGGAGCTTTTTCGCTTCAATGATACCTCCGGGAAGAACAGCCGAGTTTTTTGGTTTCTACGACATTTCGAGCAAATTTTCCGGCATATTCGGACCGGCAGTATTTGGTTTCATCACCCAGGTAACGGGCTCCAGCAGACTGGCCATCGCCGTTCTTTCCTACACTTTTATTCTCGGCATCGTCATCCTCAGGAAAGTGAGGGGCTGATATCCTTGGCATTCCTCCGCAGCCTGGCGCTGCTTCTTCTTTATGCGGTTCTGATTTTTGCCGGTCCGCCCCGGCTCGAAGGAGCGACAGTGCTCGCCTCCGGAAGCAGCCTTGTCAGGACCGTGGCCATAACCTTTGACGACGGCCCCCACGATAAGCTCACACCGCCGCTGCTGGACATGCTCGATACCCTCGGCGTGAAAGCAAGCTTTTTTCTTGTGGGCTCCATGGCGGAAAAAAATCCCCGGCTCGTTCGGGAAATCCGCTCAAGGGGACATACCGTGGCAAATCATTCCCATACCCACAGGAGCTGCCTTTCGCTTTCGACAGAAGAGCTCGAGGAGGAACTCCGGAAATGTTCGGCCGTTCTCGAAGGCATCACTTCAGTTCCGGTACGGTTTTTTCGTCCTCCGGGAGGAAAATATGACAGGAAGACGGTGGAAAGGGTCAGGAAGAACGGCATGAAACTGGTACTCTGGGACATTAACAGCCGCGACTACACCGGAGTCTCTCCTTCATTCATAACAAACAGGACGGTCCGGAGGGCGGTACCGGGGTCCATCCTGCTCTTTCACTCGGGAGTAAAGGCGACCATCGATGCTTTGCCCGAAATAATCGGCCGTCTCAGGAAGAATGGATTTGAATTCGTGACGCTGGACGAAATGTTTTCCGCCTACATGGCAAATGCACCATTTCTCCTGACTGCAGAGGAAAGCACGTTCATTATCATGTGAGGGAGATGATTTCGTGGCTGAGTTTCTGGTTATTTCAACGGGAGGCACAATCGCATCGCGACCGGGAACGCACGGGCTGACGCCATCTCTTCCGGGAGAGGAGCTTCTCTCGGGCGTCAGGGGCCTGGAGCTTTTCGGCCGCGTCACGGTTCTGGATTTACTCTCCAAGGACAGTTCAAACATGTCGCCGGAGGACTGGAAGATGATGGCGGCCTGTCTCAGGGCCGAGGAAAGAGAATATGACGGATTTCTCATTCTTCACGGCACGGACACCATGGCCTATTCCGCTTCGGCCCTCTCCTTCTTTCTGCCCGGCTTTTCAAAACCGGTCGTCATAACGGGATCCATGCTCCCCATGGGTGATCCTGATTCCGACGCTGAAAGCAATATCCTTGAGGGTTTCACCTTTCTCCGTGCCCTGGCGGAACAGGGGAGAAAAGGCATTTCCATTGCTTTCCACGGCCACCTCATCCACGGCCCCCGGTCGCAGAAGATCCTGAGCCATGACTCAACCGCTTTTTCAAGCATAAATTATCATGAATTGGGCTGCATTCTGTCGGGAAAGGCGATTCTGGGGAAAGAACCCTTCCTCGCGGAAACCTACCCCGTGGACGTTTCATCTCTCTCCGTGGAAAACTCCATTTTCCTCGTCACCCTGTTTCCCGGTTTCAGGGCGAGGTACCTGGAGCACCTGACGGACGCCGAACCGCGGGCCATCGTCCTGGAAGCCCTGGGTCTGGGAGGTGTCCCCTACCTGGGTGAAAATCTCCTCCCGCCCATTGCCAGGTGCAGGGAGAAAAACATTCCAGTGATCATTACAACCCAGTGTGTCTACGGAGGTGTGGACCTGAGCGTCTACGAGGTGGGAAGAAAAACACTGGAACTGGGCGCAATCTCGGGGAAAGACATGACCCGGGAGGCAATCATAGCGAAACTCATGATTACCCTCCCCGCGGCAGGGCCTGACCAGTTGGAAGCCCTCCTTCACGAAAACTTCTGCGACGAGATTACCCCCGGAGAAGCCCCGGCTCAGGGGTAGATCTTCCTGAAGAGAAGGGATGCCGTATCCCGGTCCAGTTCAAGGAGTTTTTCGTATTGGGCCAGGGCCGAGGTGCGGTCTCCCAGCTCGATGAAACAGAGTCCGAGGTCGTACAGTATGGCCACTGAATCACTCCTGAAAACAAGCCCCTGCCTGAGAACCTCCACGGCCTCCTCGAAACGGCCGGAAATTCTGTATGCCCTTCCCAGGGCACCGTATCCTTCCGCAGTTTTTGGAGCCTCCCGGATAGCCGCCATGGCAGAAGCGAAGGACTCATCCCACCGCTCGAGCCGGGCAAGACTTTCGCTGTTACCTGCGAGCGCTTCAAGTGACCGGGGTTCGACGGCAAGATACATTTCGTACAGCCTGACCGCTTGCCCGTGGTCTCCCATCACACGGGAGGCATGGGCAAGCTCAAGGACTGCGGGAGGAAATCCGGGCATCAGGACCAGGGCCTGCCGCGCCGCGGAGAAAGCTTTGCCCGGCTCCCTGTTGAGGTTGTAAGCCTTGGCGAGTTCGGCCTGGGCAACGGCATCCTCAGGAGCTTCCGATGCCTTCAGCAGGGCTTCCCTGAGCCCTCCCGAGGCAGCCCTGCCGCCGAACAATCCGGAGGCCAACAGGAAAAAAAGAAAACACC is part of the Aminivibrio pyruvatiphilus genome and harbors:
- a CDS encoding deoxycytidylate deaminase, translating into MTIQRPEWDLYFMMIAGVAASRSTCLRRRVGAVIVRDNHIISTGYNGAPKGLPHCGEVGCLRTILGIPSGERHEICRGSHAEMNAIAQAASVGTSTAGAAIYCTHEPCSFCTKAILNAGIRRVVYVHPYPDELARTMRADAAVTVDRLPENVFSMVSPLLEGLFQPALQ
- a CDS encoding MFS transporter, with translation MLFFRDADRKVLSWCSYDVGNSAFATTIMAAVYPVYFKEVAAFGLATNISTAYWAYASAVSLFLSAFFAPILGAAADVKGSKKRMLFLFTLLGVLSSGCMAFIGPGDWKLALFLMMGGTIGFSASMIFYDALLPSLVPAHRIDTVSSQGYALGYLGGGILLAANLLFIRFLPGTAGARLSFLSVALWWALFSVPVFLFVDEPPPSPEGKHLSGAALFLKGLERLRTTFREIRNYRNLFVFLLAFWLYNDGIGTIIRMAAIYGATLGIPMSHLVGALLVTQFVGIPFSLAFGVLASKIGSKRSILAGLCFYLCITFAGIFVREIWHFWALAIAVGMVQGGTQAISRSFFASMIPPGRTAEFFGFYDISSKFSGIFGPAVFGFITQVTGSSRLAIAVLSYTFILGIVILRKVRG
- a CDS encoding response regulator transcription factor, which produces MPIRVVLADDHPLTRAGISAYLAQESSVELVGEAEDGHEAWRLIDELRPDVALLDIRMPGEDGVAVARKVKESSLPVSVVMLTSYDAQQYVLASLRAGARGFILKTATPEEISRAISTVAKGGFYLDSEVASAVGEREFAPEALSAREREVLILASKGLSSKEVAARLFISERTVQTHLASIYDKLGAKNKTEALLLALKYGVVTLEELLE
- a CDS encoding polysaccharide deacetylase family protein, producing MAFLRSLALLLLYAVLIFAGPPRLEGATVLASGSSLVRTVAITFDDGPHDKLTPPLLDMLDTLGVKASFFLVGSMAEKNPRLVREIRSRGHTVANHSHTHRSCLSLSTEELEEELRKCSAVLEGITSVPVRFFRPPGGKYDRKTVERVRKNGMKLVLWDINSRDYTGVSPSFITNRTVRRAVPGSILLFHSGVKATIDALPEIIGRLRKNGFEFVTLDEMFSAYMANAPFLLTAEESTFIIM
- a CDS encoding tetratricopeptide repeat protein encodes the protein MRKRDAAAWCFLFFLLASGLFGGRAASGGLREALLKASEAPEDAVAQAELAKAYNLNREPGKAFSAARQALVLMPGFPPAVLELAHASRVMGDHGQAVRLYEMYLAVEPRSLEALAGNSESLARLERWDESFASAMAAIREAPKTAEGYGALGRAYRISGRFEEAVEVLRQGLVFRSDSVAILYDLGLCFIELGDRTSALAQYEKLLELDRDTASLLFRKIYP
- a CDS encoding HDIG domain-containing metalloprotein, translated to MDISRNQALELLRKYNKEDSHIKHALAVEATMGFFASRMGGDVAQWKLAGLLHDIDWEITQENPEKHTHEGAGWLADAGYPEEISRAVLAHGWSICSDVRPESDMEKVLFTVDELTGLVITAALVRPSRSVMDLEVKSVKKKWKDKAFARGVDRDLIVKGAEMIPMPLDTVIEWVILALREVEAEIGLGSEA
- a CDS encoding asparaginase, with the translated sequence MAEFLVISTGGTIASRPGTHGLTPSLPGEELLSGVRGLELFGRVTVLDLLSKDSSNMSPEDWKMMAACLRAEEREYDGFLILHGTDTMAYSASALSFFLPGFSKPVVITGSMLPMGDPDSDAESNILEGFTFLRALAEQGRKGISIAFHGHLIHGPRSQKILSHDSTAFSSINYHELGCILSGKAILGKEPFLAETYPVDVSSLSVENSIFLVTLFPGFRARYLEHLTDAEPRAIVLEALGLGGVPYLGENLLPPIARCREKNIPVIITTQCVYGGVDLSVYEVGRKTLELGAISGKDMTREAIIAKLMITLPAAGPDQLEALLHENFCDEITPGEAPAQG